One Balaenoptera musculus isolate JJ_BM4_2016_0621 chromosome 13, mBalMus1.pri.v3, whole genome shotgun sequence genomic region harbors:
- the MRPL30 gene encoding 39S ribosomal protein L30, mitochondrial isoform X1, whose amino-acid sequence MWSPASWSLRAEPPRLGSLAGKEIQPLRRTVTTLMAGILRSIVQRPPGRLQMVTKGVEPLVCTDWIRHKFTKSRIPDKVFQPSPEDHEKYGGDPQQPHKLHIVTRIKSTKRRPYWEKDIIKMLGLQKAHTPQVHKNIPSVNAKLKVVKHLIRIKPLKLPQGLPAEEDMSNTCLKSTGELVVGWLQNPTDQEVNKS is encoded by the exons ATGTGGAGCCCCGCCTCTTGGAGCTTGAGGGCAGAGCCGCCTCGGCTGGGCAGTCTGGCGGGAAAGGAAATTCAA CCCCTAAGGAGAACAGTCACCACACTCATGGCAGGGATTTTGCGCTCAATAGTTCAGAGGCCCCCAGGCAGACTACAA ATGGTGACAAAAGGTGTGGAGCCCCTTGTTTGTACAGATTGGATTCGTCACAAATTTACGAAGTCAAGAATTCCAGATAAA GTTTTCCAGCCTTCACCTGAAGATCATGAAAAATATGGTGGGGATCCACAGCAACCTCATAAACTGCATATTGTTACCagaataaaaagtacaaaaagacGTCCATATTGGGAGAAAGATATAATAAAGATGCTTGGGTTACAAAAA GCACATACTCCTCAAGTTCACAAGAATATCCCTTCGGTGAATGCAAAACTGAAAGTGGTTAAACATTTGATAAG AATCAAGCCCCTGAAGCTGCCACAAGGTCTCCCAGCAGAGGAGGACATGTCCAACACATGCCTCAAGAGCACTGGAGAGCTGGTGGTGGGGTGGCTTCAGAACCCCACGGACCAGGAAGTGAATAAGTCCTGA
- the MRPL30 gene encoding 39S ribosomal protein L30, mitochondrial isoform X2 — MAGILRSIVQRPPGRLQMVTKGVEPLVCTDWIRHKFTKSRIPDKVFQPSPEDHEKYGGDPQQPHKLHIVTRIKSTKRRPYWEKDIIKMLGLQKAHTPQVHKNIPSVNAKLKVVKHLIRIKPLKLPQGLPAEEDMSNTCLKSTGELVVGWLQNPTDQEVNKS; from the exons ATGGCAGGGATTTTGCGCTCAATAGTTCAGAGGCCCCCAGGCAGACTACAA ATGGTGACAAAAGGTGTGGAGCCCCTTGTTTGTACAGATTGGATTCGTCACAAATTTACGAAGTCAAGAATTCCAGATAAA GTTTTCCAGCCTTCACCTGAAGATCATGAAAAATATGGTGGGGATCCACAGCAACCTCATAAACTGCATATTGTTACCagaataaaaagtacaaaaagacGTCCATATTGGGAGAAAGATATAATAAAGATGCTTGGGTTACAAAAA GCACATACTCCTCAAGTTCACAAGAATATCCCTTCGGTGAATGCAAAACTGAAAGTGGTTAAACATTTGATAAG AATCAAGCCCCTGAAGCTGCCACAAGGTCTCCCAGCAGAGGAGGACATGTCCAACACATGCCTCAAGAGCACTGGAGAGCTGGTGGTGGGGTGGCTTCAGAACCCCACGGACCAGGAAGTGAATAAGTCCTGA